CGTTGGCGGTTTCAAGCAGTTGATTGGCCGCCAGGGCCGTCATCCCCGGGGCAACCCATCGATTGATGAACGGGCCGGCAGACTGCGCGCCTTCGAACGACAGCGCCGACCAGCTGCTACCGTTCCAGCTCGTTGTGACCTCGACATGGCGCATGTTGTTGGCAGGCACCTCGTCGTCACGAATCAAATACCACGCTTCCAGAAAGTAGCTGGCTTCGGGATTGAGCCATTCAGCCAGGTCAGACTCGCGCACCGTCATGCGATTGGACGGTGCCGCCAGCCCATGGTCCGTTGTATTGCCGTCACAGTCCGGATCCCACAGGGAGCGACATCGGCCCCAGACCGCTTCGGCCGGCAGGCTGTCGCTGCGCGGTCCGAGACGCCGGTTCTCATTGTTGTTGCTGGCCGAGTATGTGTCGCGACAACCGACCTGATTGGGCGTATTGCCGGCCGACCAGAGCACATGCCCACCCGGACAGGTGCACGAGACATTGGTCGTGTAATAGCCGTGCTTGATTCCCGAAGCACCGATCTGTTCCAGCCGGTTGTCGGCATCGATGCGGTAGAGATTCCAGACCAGCAGTGGATGCTGGCGGTTGTTGTAGGGTGGCTCGGGCGCGCTATTGCCGCTGCCCAGCCAGTCGTACCAGGGCACGTCGGTACTGCCCTGGTTTTCCAGCGTGGCGCTGGGTGACCACCAGGTCGTGGCGCGGGTTGAGCTTCCGGTGCAGCCTGCGTCACAGCCCCAGTTGGGCGCATAGGTGCCCATGCTGACCAGCGCGACGTCTGTGGTCTCACCCTCGGTGCCAGGCCATACTGGTTCGCTGCAGGCGCCAAGCGGCTGCTCACTGCGTTTGTTCTGGCGCGTATGTGCCGCCAGCGTCAGTCGCCCGATCTGCGCACCAGACAGCGACGGGCTGCGCAGCCGTCCGGCCAGCCAGGGCGTCAACTCGAGCCCTGCACCGTCCAGGGTGAAACGGCCCGACTGCGGTTCCACTCGAACCCGCGGCTCGACCAGCACGAAAGCGATCTGGCCGGCGGCGGTCAGCAGCCGAAGCCGTCCGGGTGCCGCTTCCAGGCGCAGGCGGCCCAATTCGACGCTGCCGGCATCGGCGACAGAAAGCATCACGCCGGCACCCAGCTCCAGCCCGCCGTCGATAAAAAACTCGAACGAGGCGCCAACGGTCTGGTAGCGCAAAGCACCGCCTGGCACCAGCGGCAGCGCGAGTCGCCCCGTTGCACCGTTTTCGCCCCCGACCCGTATGCCGTGCAGATCGAGCAGCGGGGTTGCGAATTCGAACACCACCCGGTCACCATCCGCCGCCCACACCCACTCCGCTTCAGCCGGCTGCTGGCTGAGCGAACTGGCTGCGTGCATCAGCCAGGCAGCAAGCGCAATCGAAACGGCCAGGACCAGACGCCGTGTATCTTGACTGGGCATTGGAAGAATCCCTCGCCCCACCAGTTGGGCAAGGAGTCAGTCTAACCTCAGATGGTCAACCCAAGAATTGTCCAGCATCAAGTCGGCACTATTGCGAATACGATCAGAAGTATTGCCTCATGGAGCTTGTCTCGCGGGGTTGCCTGGCCCACAGGACCGGACTGCTCATGACTCAGTCTGGAGCGCCAATACCCGGATGCTGAATGGTCCGGCTAGTGGGCCATGCGGCTAATTAGGTAACACTCAGCCGTCGCACAAGCGTTGTGGGCAAGGCGCGCGAGCGCAGGACTGGCCATCGCCAATTCAAGCGAGTGCAACGCCGCCCACGGCGCTTGTGCGGCGGCCCTTCGGGAGCCGCTGTGCTGGCGCGACTCGGCGTTGCGTTTCTTGGAAAGGGAACAACCATTCCCTGCGAAACGCGCCTTGATTCGCACCAGCACAGCGGCTCTGAGCGTTACCTAATTAGCCGCATGGCCCACTAGGCGAGAGCAGCCACGCGGCGGAGAGTCGCCAGGCGGCGGGCCTGCATCTTGAGTCGATATTCGAGCTCGCGGTAGCGTGTAGCCAGCTCGGTGCGACACCACCGGTCGCGCAGTGCCGCCTTGCCGGCCGCGAAGCGATCAGCCTGAACAGCCTGCCACTGGGCCACGGTCTCGCAAAACTGACGGTATTCGCGGTCGAGCGTATCGGCCCAGTTCATCGCGGCCGGATTGCCGGCCAGGCGTTCCTGCAGTTCCCGGAACTCGACCTGCAGCCGCGCCCGACGGACCTTGAACGCCGGCGTACGCCGCAAACCGCCGGCCAGCCCCAACCAGGCCGCCGACCGGATCAGCCACTTGCCGGGATCGAACTGCCACCATCGAATCCCGTTGCGGTAGTCGGTCTGGAAGGCGTGGTGGAAATTATGGTAGCCCTCACCCCAGGTCAGCAGCGCGACCACGCCGCTGTCGCGGGCGGAGTTGTCGATGCTGTAATGGCGGCGACCGAGGGTATGGGCCAGCGAGTTGATAAAGAAGGTGCATTGCTGGGAAAACGCCAGCCGGAAGGCGCCAGCGAGCAGCACCATGCCGACGATGTCGCCGACCAGCCAGCCCAGGATCAGGGGCAGCCCGAGGTTCATGAACCAGGTCAGCGGCCAGTACCAGCGATGCTGCCACATCACCACCGGATCACGTTTGAGGTCGCGCACAACCTCATAGTCG
This DNA window, taken from Pseudomonadota bacterium, encodes the following:
- a CDS encoding acyl-CoA desaturase — encoded protein: MSHTKPRLVTENVTFFVLIVLLGLVAAPLWWFFQGFSAWTWLAAGVFWVVSGLSITAGYHRLWSHRTYRAGKPLRVFFAIFGAQSLQNSILVWAARHRVHHRHVDDVERDPHSIRRGFWHAHMGWMLRHWPTSKIDYEVVRDLKRDPVVMWQHRWYWPLTWFMNLGLPLILGWLVGDIVGMVLLAGAFRLAFSQQCTFFINSLAHTLGRRHYSIDNSARDSGVVALLTWGEGYHNFHHAFQTDYRNGIRWWQFDPGKWLIRSAAWLGLAGGLRRTPAFKVRRARLQVEFRELQERLAGNPAAMNWADTLDREYRQFCETVAQWQAVQADRFAAGKAALRDRWCRTELATRYRELEYRLKMQARRLATLRRVAALA